The Plasmodium coatneyi strain Hackeri chromosome 11, complete sequence DNA segment ATCATggcaagtttttttttttttttttttataaataaaatggctagttgaaaaaaaaaaaaaaaaaaaatcaaccgAATAATTCTACTGGTCGAACATGCGCAAATTGGCTGAAGGTAGGATAAGAAACTCTCTCGCcgaacttttatttttttttttgcaccgtAGAGTCACTCTGGAGTTGTGCTTTTACGTTGAAATATGCGTCAATTTTTCGCCACTTTTGCGATTTGCAACTTGGCGACCCCTCCATTTGTTGCTttggaaaatgggaaaaaaacaatcgGGCGGAGTGAAGCCAACCAATTATTGCCATGCATTTATAGCTGCTCATTTATAGCCAATCAATTTCCAACAGATGCAAACAAAGTCAGAGCCTATTCGCCGCTGGGCATACCAACAGACGTTGGAAGCGACAGGGTCACCCCAATTTCTCAATCTACACCTGTGTCGACGCACACATTCGTAGGAGAATCCGTGCAGTGGCGTATTGGAAGTCGCCATCTTCTGCCTCCTACCCCGGAAGATGCATGCGTATGTCCTGTTCGCCCTGCTGGCCGGGTATGCGGCCGCAgggggggtggtagggtggaggATGCTAAGGAGATACTGCCATAAAGACGAGAGAAACAACATTGTAAATACAATTGTGAAGCTTGTCATCATAATGGGGTATATACAATGCATGGGGATGATAATCCTCGTGCCAGCAGTGGCCCAAGTGGACTCCTTTCCCAAAGTGAAGGAGCATTTTAACCCTAAGCAGCTATGCAAAATAATGTTCGCCATTTTTGGGATCTACGTATTCATCATAACGCCATGTTTAGCAGTGATATACTCGcaggaagggaaaatgtCCAACAAAGAACAGTGTGCGAACCCATtaacaaaacgaacaaacaCTCACTGGGGGAGTTACTTCAGAAAGACGTATACACATGTGACAAGTGCCACCTGTAAAAAGGCATTTCTCAAATGTATACTCTCCATTTCGATATCATGCtgcctcttctttttaaccTACTTGTATTTTCACAAAATCAGCTTGTCCTTAAATGCGGATGGCTGCACACAGTGGTACCCCTACTTAGAGgaaacgaacaaaaaaaatttactctCCTTGAATTTGCGGAATATTAAGAACTGCCAAAACGTGGGGGAGGAAAACATCCGAATTGTCTTTAACTTAAATTTCAGTGACTATGTGGTTATGTGTGTCTCGTTGATGGGTTCTATCGTCTTCTCACTCTACGGGGGCGTCGGATTGGTATCCCTTCCGCTTGGTTTATTCTTTTCCGCTGTGCGTCGATATCGTGGAGGGGAAGCCACTCCTGTCGTCGGAGTTAACAACGCGCATGAACGGGGGGAAGACCTATTCAAGGATCAGCTCACCCGAATCAATAGAAAGGCAGAGGAGCTTCTACAGATCACCCAAGAGGTGGAACTCAACAGAGAGGAAACACGGAAGACGAATTTTTTCAAGTCCCTTTTGCAAAACATGCAGCACAAACGAGAGAAGAGAATTCTTAACTACATGGTGCACAGGCTAGTAGTCGACTATGAGAAAGCGGTGCACCGTTACAACAACCCGATACATGCGGCATCTTCTTATcgtctcttccttctgtttttttttttttcactcgcTAATGCGACTATAATTGTCCACATCTGCTTTCGCATCCTGAGGGGGCCTACCGGACAGGGCAAGTTGCTGCGCGGATGGCTGCTCCACTGGGACGCTGCACAGGAGGTACGTTCGTGGGAAGAGGGGGGACCATTCCAACACGTTTTCCATCACTACACGATATACGATCCGTTGTCACCATTAGGTAATCCCCCCACTGGTAATGAACCCTAACAGtgactaatttttttttttcactaccACCACTCTGCAGCTCCTCGCCCGGAAGGACTCACTTTCCCTTTCGCTGCTGGTTTACCCCCTCGTGACGTCCTACCTTCTCGTTTGCGCCTTCTTTGGCTTTTCCTACATCTGTCACAAGGTGAGCAAGTTGCGCTGTTGGTTCATGCgtgtaaaggaggaaagtttttttcattttgcgtaGATGTGTATGTGCTGCACATTGGGATGGCGAGTTAGGTTATTGGTTCGATGACGCTCCATGTCCTGTTCATCGTGCCACCTTTTCCCCCATGCCATGATTCatccccccattttttattagctAAAGCTGGGACTTCTTTTTGCCCTGGAGAGGAAGAGCACCTACCTGGATACCATCCTGATGAACACGTGTCTCCTCCTATTTGTGTCGTCCGGGGCGGCCCTAATCTTATTGGTAGGACGGGGAAGGAAAGCCGTTTCCCGAGCGAGTTCGAAGTGGACGTTTCACGCCTAATGGATTTGCGCCAAACGGATTACTCTCCATTAatgttcctcttttgtgTTCCCCCACCCTTGCCCGCAGAGACTCTTCCCCGCGTATGCAAAGCAGCCATACGCATTCGCCTTTTTCGATTTGGCCCTGAAGAATCTGAGCTTCATCGGGTGATAAGAATAGGCCGCGTTTTAAACTTGCCAATACGACTGAGATTTCTCCAACGGGGGGCTCTTGACAACGAGCAGGAGAGTCCCCCCCACACACCTTCACACCAATCCATTTGTACTTTTGCTCACCCCGCAGGAATCTATACGCAAGGAATGGCCTTCTTTACCTAATTCTAGTGGCCAATGTGCTAACACTCCTCCTGTTTTTTGTGCCCGAGAAGAGCGCCTTCTTTTCGGTGTTTATGCCAGCCACCTTTCGGAAGATTCTAAACCAACGGGGGGAAGCCAACCCGGGTGTAGTCTCAGACATCGAGTTGGAAGGACAGTTAGAGGtcaatataaaaaggaacactACGTCGAAAAGTGCAGGCAAGGTCCCCACAAGGAATTGAAAATCCATTTAAATGAGTTGCTCACCATGcgaattagaagaaaaacaacTCACCCTATCTGCTACACACGAACAGTGTAACCGGAAGATGGTGTCTCCCCAACCAGACTGCTACGTCAAATGTGACGTCTTTACAACATTTCGCGAATCAGCGTTTTCACTTTATTCGCACATTTGTTGCACAATCTGTTGGATGGTATGGGCGATAGAACGATGGTGTGTTTTGTGCACCCGAGGAGGGAAGAGTTaccaaagaaggaagacacGCCATCTCTCATATCCACGTATTTTCGTGTTTACTCGGATGAGCAGCAAAGTCCCCCCTACATACgaagaatatttttgcaaattggACCTGTTCAGGCCATCCCACACGTCAGTTACATTGCATTTTTGCATGTAAAAAGAAGACACGTTGGTTTTCGCCTGTTTCCATTCaacctttattttttgtttatcaATTTGTGGGTTTTCTCATTTTGCCCAATCGCCCGCTCCTACGGGATTCGATTCCTATTTTCGCTTCAAATTTAaagcgtattttttttttttataattttatgtCATTTTTAAGAGCGTTTCGTTTCTACGTATTTGTTGGTCTGTTCGGAGTTGCTCCTGCGCTGGGCAGGTCATATGAAACGTAAGGAGAAGGCATGCACACAGATATGTACTTTGCGttgaaaaaggtaaaaaatgaaaaatattaacactGATGATAACGGTAGCGTTAGCAGTGTTATGGGTTATTTCCCATCTTCTTTCCATCTTATGTTTGTcttctattccttttttttcttctttttcttcttgttccCTTTTGTGCCGCTTAGGCCACCAGTACGCATTGACCGCCAACtgccttaatttttttctcggCCACTGATGAGAAGTACCTGGCCTTCACGACAATGGGCTGATTGTGTTTGAGCTTTCCATTTCCGAGGACCTTGAAGAAGCCCTTTCTGGTCACATCTATCACTGGGgcaatatttttgttttcgaaaaattcttttttcttttcctcggGTAGGAGTCCCCACAGTTTGTCCACGTTTATGGTGGGACAGAACTTGCGGTTTTTCAGGAGGTTGAAGTGTCTCATTCCGAcctggggaaaaaaaaaggcgggtAACGCACGCATTGTAACAGGGGAGCTGCACAAGCGGTACTAACACACGAATAAACAAGCAAGTTGGCACAGTCGCACTATTACTTTCCCGCAGGGCTCACCTTTCCAAAGTAACCAGGGTGGTACTTGTCAAAGTTGATTCTCATGTGGTGCATACCACCAGcctttcctcttccaccGGGGTGCTTTCTGTGCTTGCCAATACGACCATGACCGGCGGACACGTGTCCtctctttttcctgttcttcttaAATCGTGTTGCCATTTTGTGCTAACTGCTcgggggatgaaaaaaaaaaggggggaaggaatgcaAATAGGCGTGTTTCTATTTTCTTTGCATAAGGGGAGGGACATCCTCATGCCATGACATCCACCATATTCGTTAAACACTTCTGGCCAAGGGGGAATGTTCCCTCCTACCGCTATTTGCTTTGTGGCGGCCTCCCtcttttatatgtatttttctttggagtttttttttcttttttttctttttatttttttgctatgCGGGATATGCTTGCTCCCCATTTGAGGCCCACTTCTTTTCCCGTTGGGCATACTTTCAAAATGGGCTGCTTTCCCTCCAGCCGACTGGGAAATGTCacttttatttgttcccTTGACGAGGGGTACAACAACATACCTTTTACGTTCCGTTGGTTTTGTTTCACTTCTGTGGGGTTGGTTGAAATTTCACGCTTTTGTGTTTTTCTGCGTTCTCTGCAAGGAAAATTATATGCTacgtaaatattttttcaatacaaaaaattctttttccccaaatGTTTCCTATTCTTTTTAGCTGCTGCGAAATGTGATGGGATTCCTTGCAATTGTtgagtttatttttttccgctaGCTGTTGGATGTTATCTAttatctgtttttttttttttttttatacgtcGCTACAAATTCGCCgcttttttggggggaaaagCCACTTCTCTTATTTGTCGTTTCTTCGCTGCTCCCCGCGGGCACGACTCCGGAACATGGTGTATGCTTGTGCCGTATGCTCTTGTGCTTATGCGTGGTGGGCCCCCTCTATTTTTCTCGCCCCCTGCGGGTATCCCCGTAAAATGGTGCCGTAAGGGGTAAATCCGAAAATATCACTTTCGCACTTCTTCACTGAGGAAGtgaaaggtaaaaaaataagggaagCATTCCTCCGTGGGGAGAAACAAACTCGACGCCCACCCCGAACGCGCGCTATTCGACCCtttcataataaaaaaaaggattccacttaaaaaaaaaaaaaaatgaacaggtaTCACTTGTTAAGCTAAATTATTCCGTTATTCCCCCCCAACAATTGTTTCGTatgcttccattttttttcccccccaaatggattTCTTTAGAAAGATgtttaagcaaaaaaaaagaaaatagtcCTCGTATCGTACCGCCCCCTATGTACAAATAAATTACATGACAATGCGAGTTTGGAAAAAATCCAAATGGAACAACCCTCCGTTGTCAGCAAACACAACAGCGCGCAAATATTTGTCCCCTCCGAATGTTGCAGCTAAAGGTTGATAAtcgcctgaacaggtcaggtaaaaaaaaaaaaaaaaaaaaaaaaaaaaattccatttggtgagtttttttcccatacGAAATAGTCCaatatgcatacacacacttATTAACCGTCTTAAAACATGACGGAGGGTGAGAAGCCCTTAACAACATTCGTGGCGCAATCCCATGTATGTGGCCGAAGGAGAATGGGAAACCAGCGATTGCAAGCAGCATTCACAATTGCCACATTTTGTTGAATGGGTGCTGATAAACCACCGTCACCCCCCCCAAACACATTGTGGATGCCCCAGAGAGGTGAACATTTTGGGCAACAAAATTGTGTGCCTGTTGCTGCTCCGGATGTTTCCATCCCTTGCATATTCACGCATATAAAATGCTTGGGAAAGTTGAACGAACTTCACACATTTCGTGAATCCAAGTGCCCATTTCAGCGGAAATATTTAACCCTGTGATAATGAAACGTATAATCGGAATGGTAAAAAGAATTCCTCGTagcgttcattttttgatgAGAGCGTGAAGATGGCAACGTCAATTGGGATTTATAAAGAGGAGGTTTATGTCTACCTTTTCGggggaggcaaaaaaaaaaaaaaaatcgcgaAATTGTCGCTCCATTTTGATATATATTCGAATGGTATATTGCTTGGGGTTGCTTTACCatgttgttaatttttttttttattttatttcgcATTGCAGaaggttgttcctttctGACAACACGCTgtccatttcctttttcaagcGCTACATTTTGGCAAAAGGTGACGTAGTGTCTACTCTTCCCACGATAAGCAAAATGTTTTTTCGTAACGGTGAGTAGCTGTCGGAATGGACAAATAACGACCCTTCACAGcgccaaaagggaaaaaaaaaaagaaccattCCTCACACAAACAGAATGCTCCGTCTATATTTGTACTACGAAGAAGtatgaaaaatggaaaagcttCTTCCGTGCCAACGGATAATGTTCTTTACCCCTTCTCACACCTTTGTCCATCCACCAATTGGTATGCGCATTTTTGTAACATTCCATggggtgttttttttgttttttgttttcctgtCCCTTTTGCTTTCATGCATGGGTAGAACGGCGGTATGCCCCTCTGAGCGCACGCCTGCTTGTACACCCCCATCCACCACTCTGTTGTGTCAAGCATAGCGCTCCCATTCAGCGAATCCATTGCGTGCTGTTTCGGCGGCATACATCACCTTCCATCCTATAACAATTTCTGGCTCTACTATATgaataaggagaaaaaaaaaaaaaaaaaaaattccccattAATCCgttttcgtcattttttagCGCAAGCGCTCATGCATGGGTGCCTGTATTATGAGCAAACGGGCCATCGGAAATTGtcgatctttttttttctcctcatcatTTTCTCGGCACCATCATTTAATAACTTTATGTAACCGCCACGGGTTTCAAGTTGCGCGAACGATTGCCACCCGCTAGTAATAGTGAcagtataataataataatatataattttttttttttttttttttttttttgcaaaaagggaagctaCGCCAAAGCTTCATTGTACAGATTTTGCACTTGCCAGTTTTGGCTGATCTGgcgatttttttctccctctctTCTTCTGCCTGACCGCTCTACGGATCTAGTAATCCATACTCCACGGCCCCCTCGTTCCGCCgttccattcttctttcGCCATAACGGCGCTCGCTGCCTCGCTGTAGGTTCCATTTTCCTTTGAAGCTCCCCCCGTGTGGCGTTCGCAATGGGTAAGTAATGCGCCGTAAAAGCAAATGACCGTAGAAAAGGCGATCGGATATGGGTTCTCCCCCTTGATAGAGGAATTATGTGGACACAACTCACCCGTCCTTACTCACATAAGGTATGCATATAATACCTCTGCACATGCATGTATACACCCCCGCTTCTATTTCCCACGCGCAGATAAAGCCAACAGCGAAGTGGACGACTGGACAGAGTGGCTCAAcgacgaggaggaaaaaagagaagattTCAATCTTGATTCAACAGCCAAGGATGAAGcgctgaagaaaaaaattttacaaaacaaTGTAGACGACATAGCAGACTTCCTAGGAATAGACGATGacgatgaggagaaaaaaaaaaaaaaaaaaaaaaaatgaacaaagtgATGCCCCAGCTAAGAGTAAACAGCAGGAAAAAATCATAACGTTGGAAAGCACCCCCC contains these protein-coding regions:
- a CDS encoding 60S ribosomal protein L27a: MATRFKKNRKKRGHVSAGHGRIGKHRKHPGGRGKAGGMHHMRINFDKYHPGYFGKVGMRHFNLLKNRKFCPTINVDKLWGLLPEEKKKEFFENKNIAPVIDVTRKGFFKVLGNGKLKHNQPIVVKARYFSSVAEKKIKAVGGQCVLVA